One segment of Gemmatimonadota bacterium DNA contains the following:
- the mreC gene encoding rod shape-determining protein MreC, with amino-acid sequence MPPYAEPQEQQGRRQVLHALGIVLFAYVLSVLPPGAQGWIGSALRVTVLAPFLWVQGSLSDARVQALTAAQLQAQVDSLTALMTANGGVVDENRRLRALLGLAARRSVEVVAASVIRTGTPGSAGTFMLDVGMEDGVRGNAPVIVAEGLVGVVREVADGTAIAMDWTHPDYRVGAMTQDGQQYGIIEPRRGEFGELDRMLWSGAPFFSVLEPGTPVVTSGSGGLYPRGIPIGTIEEQAEVEEGWRRSYWVRPAVAAASVTHVLVVLWGGGATGGPNPPDWWGADPEAAGDPGAPPLPAPRPGDTAQGRR; translated from the coding sequence ATGCCCCCGTACGCCGAGCCGCAGGAGCAACAGGGCCGCCGCCAGGTCCTGCACGCGCTCGGCATCGTCCTCTTCGCCTACGTGCTCAGCGTCCTGCCTCCCGGTGCGCAGGGCTGGATCGGCTCCGCGCTGCGCGTGACCGTCCTGGCGCCGTTTCTCTGGGTCCAGGGCTCTCTCTCCGATGCGCGCGTCCAGGCGCTCACGGCCGCGCAGCTGCAGGCGCAGGTGGATTCCCTGACCGCGCTGATGACCGCCAACGGCGGCGTCGTCGACGAGAACCGCCGTTTGCGTGCGCTGCTCGGCCTCGCGGCCCGCCGCAGTGTCGAGGTGGTGGCCGCCAGCGTGATCCGCACCGGCACGCCGGGGTCGGCCGGCACCTTCATGCTCGACGTGGGCATGGAGGACGGCGTCCGCGGCAACGCGCCCGTGATCGTGGCGGAGGGACTCGTGGGCGTGGTGCGCGAGGTGGCCGACGGGACGGCGATCGCGATGGATTGGACCCACCCCGACTACCGGGTGGGTGCGATGACGCAGGACGGTCAGCAGTACGGCATCATCGAACCCCGCCGCGGCGAGTTCGGCGAGCTGGACCGGATGCTGTGGAGCGGGGCCCCCTTCTTCTCCGTGCTCGAGCCCGGCACGCCGGTGGTCACGAGCGGAAGTGGCGGACTGTACCCGCGGGGAATCCCCATCGGCACGATCGAGGAGCAGGCCGAGGTGGAGGAGGGGTGGCGCCGGAGCTATTGGGTCCGGCCCGCCGTCGCGGCCGCGAGCGTCACGCACGTGCTCGTGGTGCTGTGGGGAGGGGGGGCCACGGGCGGGCCCAACCCGCCGGACTGGTGGGGCGCCGACCCCGAGGCCGCCGGCGACCCGGGGGCACCGCCGTTGCCCGCGCCGCGCCCCGGCGACACGGCCCAGGGCCGCCGATGA
- a CDS encoding rod shape-determining protein — MARWFTPGRLFPGNDIAVDLGTANTLVYVKGEGIVLNEPSVVAVDKNTGRIKGIGLEAKRMLGRTPEGIEAVRPLKDGVIADVDVTEMMLRHFLTQVTHRRMLRLKPKVVVGVPSGITELERRAVRSSALTAGAKAVYMIDEPMAAAIGVGLPIETPTGNMVIDIGGGTTEIAVIALSGIVSNTSIRVGGDELDSAIVTFLRKNYNLLIGEPTAEAIKIQIGSAFDFGEEREMEVKGRDLVSGIPKTVTVHSQEIRECIQEPIQTIVEAVKRALEITPPELSSDIVDRGIVMTGGGALIRGLDRLLQHETHLPIHVDEEPLTCVVRGAGRVLDDFEKYRNVLTA, encoded by the coding sequence TTGGCTCGCTGGTTCACTCCCGGACGCCTCTTTCCGGGAAACGACATCGCTGTCGATCTGGGGACCGCCAACACGCTCGTCTACGTGAAAGGCGAGGGGATCGTCCTCAACGAGCCCTCCGTGGTCGCCGTGGACAAGAACACGGGCCGGATCAAGGGGATCGGGCTCGAGGCCAAGCGCATGCTCGGGCGGACGCCCGAGGGCATCGAGGCGGTCCGCCCCCTGAAGGACGGCGTGATCGCGGACGTCGACGTCACCGAGATGATGCTGCGTCATTTCCTGACGCAGGTGACCCACCGCCGTATGCTGCGGTTGAAGCCGAAGGTGGTGGTGGGTGTGCCCTCCGGCATCACCGAGCTCGAGCGTCGTGCCGTGCGCTCCTCCGCGCTCACGGCGGGGGCCAAGGCGGTCTACATGATCGACGAGCCCATGGCGGCCGCGATCGGCGTGGGCCTCCCGATCGAGACGCCCACCGGCAACATGGTGATCGACATCGGGGGTGGGACCACCGAGATCGCGGTGATCGCGTTGTCGGGCATCGTGTCCAACACCTCCATCCGGGTCGGGGGAGACGAGCTGGACTCGGCCATCGTGACCTTCCTGCGCAAGAACTACAATCTCCTGATCGGGGAGCCCACCGCCGAGGCCATCAAGATCCAGATCGGCTCCGCCTTCGACTTCGGAGAGGAGCGCGAGATGGAGGTCAAGGGTCGCGACCTGGTCAGCGGCATCCCCAAGACCGTGACCGTGCATTCGCAGGAGATCCGCGAGTGCATCCAGGAGCCGATCCAGACCATCGTGGAAGCGGTCAAACGCGCATTGGAGATCACGCCGCCCGAGCTGTCGTCGGACATCGTCGACCGCGGGATCGTGATGACCGGTGGCGGCGCGCTGATCCGCGGGTTGGATCGTCTCCTGCAGCATGAGACGCACCTGCCCATCCACGTGGACGAAGAGCCTTTGACGTGTGTGGTGCGGGGCGCGGGGCGGGTGCTCGACGACTTCGAGAAGTACCGGAACGTCCTCACCGCATAG
- the dut gene encoding dUTP diphosphatase: MQVRFRRLGHNPDLPLPERASAQAAGYDVRSADEGFVLQPGEIRAVATGLALELPDGIECQVRPRSGLALRHGVTMPNAPGTIDPDYRGELKVPLQNLGREAVRIERGDRVAQLVFARFETPALLEVDALAGSERGEGGFGSTGRA; this comes from the coding sequence ATGCAGGTCCGCTTCCGCCGGCTGGGGCACAACCCCGACCTGCCGCTCCCGGAGCGCGCCAGCGCCCAGGCGGCCGGGTACGACGTGCGGTCGGCGGACGAGGGCTTCGTGCTGCAGCCGGGGGAGATCCGGGCGGTGGCCACGGGCCTCGCGCTGGAGCTGCCCGACGGCATCGAGTGCCAGGTCCGGCCCCGGTCGGGCCTGGCGCTCCGGCACGGCGTCACCATGCCGAACGCCCCGGGCACCATCGATCCGGACTACCGCGGGGAGCTCAAGGTGCCCTTGCAGAACCTCGGGCGCGAGGCCGTGCGGATCGAGCGCGGCGACCGCGTCGCCCAGCTCGTTTTCGCTCGTTTCGAGACGCCCGCGCTGCTCGAGGTCGACGCGCTCGCCGGCAGCGAACGGGGTGAGGGTGGGTTCGGGAGCACCGGTCGCGCGTGA
- the ald gene encoding alanine dehydrogenase has translation MRIGVPKEIKTNENRVALVPAGAESLAEQGHEVVVEAGAGLGSGFSDEQYEQAGARIEASVDAVWAHAEMILKVKEPIEPEWPRIREDHVLFTYFHFAASEPLTRALLDTGAVSIAYETVQLPNGELPLLTPMSEVAGRMAIQEGAKYLEKFFGGSGILLGGVPGVLPAEVVILGGGVVGTHSAKMAAGLGAHVTILDVSLERLRYLSDVMPANVDLLYSNRYNIRNCLRRADLVVGAVLLPGKKAPSLVTRADLADMRPGSVIVDVAVDQGGCVETIKPTTHQDPIYTVDGVLHYGVANMPGAVPRTSTLALTNATFPYASRLANLGWRSACRADRALALGVNTVAGNVTYPGVAEAFDLSCRNVADFLAEPLQV, from the coding sequence ATGCGGATCGGAGTGCCGAAGGAGATCAAGACCAACGAGAACCGCGTCGCGTTGGTGCCCGCCGGGGCCGAGTCCCTCGCGGAGCAGGGCCATGAGGTCGTGGTGGAAGCCGGCGCGGGGCTGGGCAGCGGCTTCAGCGACGAGCAGTACGAGCAGGCCGGCGCGCGCATCGAGGCGTCGGTGGACGCCGTCTGGGCCCACGCGGAGATGATCCTGAAGGTGAAGGAGCCCATCGAGCCCGAGTGGCCGCGCATCCGCGAGGACCACGTGCTCTTCACCTACTTCCACTTCGCCGCGTCCGAGCCGCTGACGCGGGCGCTGCTCGACACCGGCGCCGTGTCCATCGCCTACGAGACGGTCCAGCTGCCCAACGGCGAGCTTCCGCTGCTCACGCCCATGAGCGAGGTCGCCGGCCGCATGGCCATCCAGGAGGGCGCCAAGTACCTGGAGAAGTTCTTCGGTGGGAGCGGCATCCTGCTGGGCGGGGTGCCGGGCGTCCTGCCCGCCGAGGTGGTGATCCTCGGTGGCGGCGTGGTCGGCACCCACTCCGCGAAGATGGCCGCGGGGCTCGGTGCGCATGTGACCATCCTGGACGTGTCGCTGGAGCGCCTGCGCTACCTGTCGGACGTCATGCCGGCCAACGTGGACCTGCTCTACTCCAACCGCTACAACATCCGCAACTGCCTGCGCCGGGCCGACCTCGTCGTGGGCGCCGTGCTGTTGCCGGGCAAGAAGGCGCCGAGCCTGGTGACGCGGGCGGATCTGGCCGACATGCGGCCGGGATCGGTCATCGTCGACGTGGCGGTGGACCAGGGTGGCTGCGTGGAGACCATCAAGCCCACCACCCACCAGGATCCGATCTACACGGTGGACGGCGTGCTCCACTACGGCGTGGCCAACATGCCGGGGGCGGTACCCCGCACCAGCACGCTGGCGCTGACCAACGCCACGTTCCCCTACGCCTCGCGCCTGGCCAACCTCGGGTGGCGCTCGGCCTGCCGGGCGGACCGGGCGCTCGCCCTGGGGGTCAACACGGTCGCCGGGAACGTGACCTACCCGGGCGTGGCGGAGGCGTTCGACCTGTCCTGCCGCAACGTGGCCGATTTCCTGGCCGAGCCGCTGCAGGTCTGA
- a CDS encoding pitrilysin family protein codes for MQETRLANGVRVLSETIPTVRSVALGVWVRHGSVHDPAEHQGVSHLLEHMVFKGTRHRTAREIVAALEGLGGSIDAYTSREHTGYQARVLDEHLHDALDVLADLVLAPLLRDEDLELERDVVLEEISTVDETPDDLVFELHGDLLWNGHPYGRSILGTRDTVSAIDGASLRAMHGRQYCGENLVVAAAGHVEHESFVREVERRFGGLPAQARVTDVAPARPAAGRMAHVRHDGVQTHIVLGSPTPGHSDRRRHALVLLSAAFGGGMSSRLFQRLREELALGYAVYSYQSFNRGAGVTGMYLGTRPGWEARALGAIRAEYADLAERGLEPTEFEQIKQQVKGQLLLSLESTSSRLYRLAGHALYDEPFRTVDDVLADIDAVDADTLSGVAAEFFAPARQTALLLGPEPPGSTAAMEEAWPELALH; via the coding sequence ATGCAGGAGACGCGGCTGGCCAACGGCGTGCGGGTCCTGAGCGAGACCATCCCGACGGTCCGCTCGGTGGCCCTGGGCGTCTGGGTGCGCCACGGCTCCGTGCACGATCCGGCCGAGCACCAGGGCGTGAGCCACCTGCTCGAGCACATGGTCTTCAAGGGCACCCGTCATCGGACGGCCCGCGAGATCGTGGCGGCGCTCGAGGGGTTGGGCGGCTCGATCGACGCCTACACCAGCCGCGAGCACACGGGCTACCAGGCCCGTGTGCTCGACGAGCACCTGCACGACGCGCTCGACGTGCTTGCAGACCTGGTGCTCGCGCCTCTGCTGCGGGACGAGGACCTGGAGCTCGAGCGCGACGTGGTGCTGGAAGAGATCTCCACCGTCGACGAGACGCCCGACGACCTGGTCTTCGAGCTGCACGGTGACCTGCTCTGGAACGGCCATCCGTACGGCCGCTCCATCCTCGGCACCCGCGACACCGTCTCCGCGATCGACGGCGCCTCGCTGCGCGCCATGCACGGACGGCAGTACTGCGGTGAGAACCTCGTGGTCGCCGCCGCCGGCCATGTCGAGCACGAGTCGTTCGTGCGCGAGGTGGAGCGCCGCTTCGGCGGGCTCCCCGCCCAGGCCCGGGTGACGGATGTGGCTCCGGCCCGACCCGCGGCGGGGCGGATGGCACACGTGCGTCACGACGGCGTCCAGACGCATATCGTCCTCGGCTCCCCCACGCCCGGCCACAGCGATCGGCGCCGCCACGCGCTGGTGTTGCTGTCGGCGGCGTTCGGTGGGGGGATGAGCTCCCGGCTGTTCCAACGCCTGCGCGAGGAGTTGGCGCTCGGATACGCCGTCTACTCGTATCAGTCCTTCAACCGCGGCGCCGGCGTCACCGGGATGTACCTGGGGACCCGGCCGGGATGGGAGGCGCGCGCGCTGGGCGCGATCCGCGCCGAGTACGCCGACCTCGCGGAGCGGGGGTTGGAGCCCACGGAGTTCGAGCAGATCAAGCAACAGGTCAAGGGCCAGCTGCTGCTCTCGCTCGAGTCCACCTCCTCGCGCCTGTATCGCCTGGCCGGTCACGCGCTGTACGACGAGCCGTTCCGGACGGTCGACGACGTGCTGGCGGACATCGACGCCGTCGACGCGGATACGCTCTCCGGCGTGGCAGCCGAGTTCTTTGCGCCCGCGCGGCAGACGGCCCTGTTGCTGGGCCCGGAGCCCCCGGGCTCCACGGCGGCGATGGAGGAGGCCTGGCCGGAGCTCGCGCTCCACTAG
- a CDS encoding polyribonucleotide nucleotidyltransferase — protein sequence MEREFAGRPLILETGRMAKLAQGSCLVQFGETVVLCAATVQPNPTHLPFFPLTIEYREKSYAAGKIPGGFFKREGRPGDKEILAARSVDRPLRPLFPDGFMHETQVACFVLSADQKNDADVLALLGASIALNLSPIPFRTPVASVRVGRIQGTWVLNPTFEQLEYSDVDIVVAGSETAITMVEGGAVQVPEEEILEGLKIAHEGIKELVAFQKEFIAGHQVPVMEWSGRQPSASLKDQVEDLAQARVAEAMSLRDKQERSQALAAIQEDVLAQMAASAGDEDEDGDALTPEVKDILRDIEKKTMRQRILEHGERADGRGLDDIRPIQCEIGVLPRPHGSALFTRGQTQALGVVTLGTARDEQRIDSIDSAEDIFKSFMLHYNFPPFSTGEARPFRGTSRRETGHGNLAERSIQPLLPAYDDFPYTIRVVSDVMESNGSSSMASVCAASLSLMAAGVPIKGACAGVAMGLILEGDRVAVLTDILGLEDALGDMDFKVAGTSTGVTAIQMDIKVEGLTFDILEEALRRAHKGRMHILGVMNDTIAEPRSELSQYAPRIMTIEINPEKIGEIIGPKGKTIRAIQDETGATIDIDDSGLVKIAAVSGEAGQRAREMIEAIVQEPEVGRIYEGPVKNTTTFGAFIEILPGTEGLCHISELQEGRVEKTEDVLKKGDITKVKLLSIDEKGRLRLSRKAALAELGESAEPAASEA from the coding sequence ATGGAACGAGAGTTCGCGGGTCGACCTCTCATCCTCGAGACCGGCCGTATGGCCAAGCTCGCCCAGGGCTCGTGCCTGGTGCAGTTCGGCGAGACCGTGGTGCTCTGCGCCGCGACCGTCCAGCCCAACCCCACGCACCTCCCCTTCTTCCCCTTGACCATCGAGTACCGCGAGAAGAGCTACGCGGCCGGGAAGATCCCGGGCGGCTTCTTCAAGCGGGAGGGGCGTCCCGGGGACAAGGAGATCCTGGCCGCGCGTTCGGTGGACCGCCCGCTGCGGCCGCTCTTCCCCGACGGCTTCATGCACGAGACGCAGGTCGCCTGCTTCGTGCTGAGCGCCGACCAGAAGAACGACGCCGACGTGCTGGCTCTTCTCGGCGCCTCCATCGCCCTCAACCTGTCGCCGATCCCGTTCCGCACGCCGGTGGCGTCGGTCCGTGTCGGCCGCATCCAGGGCACCTGGGTGCTGAACCCGACCTTCGAGCAGCTCGAGTACTCGGACGTCGACATCGTCGTCGCGGGATCCGAGACCGCCATCACGATGGTGGAAGGCGGCGCGGTGCAGGTCCCCGAGGAGGAGATCCTCGAGGGCCTGAAGATCGCCCACGAGGGAATCAAGGAGCTGGTGGCCTTCCAGAAGGAGTTCATCGCGGGTCACCAGGTGCCGGTCATGGAGTGGTCGGGCCGGCAGCCGTCCGCGTCGCTCAAGGACCAGGTCGAGGACCTGGCCCAGGCCCGCGTGGCCGAGGCGATGAGCCTGCGGGACAAGCAGGAGCGCAGCCAGGCGCTGGCCGCCATCCAGGAGGACGTGCTGGCCCAGATGGCCGCCTCCGCCGGGGACGAGGACGAGGACGGCGACGCCCTCACGCCCGAGGTGAAGGACATCCTGCGCGACATCGAGAAGAAGACGATGCGCCAGCGGATCCTGGAGCACGGCGAGCGCGCCGATGGCCGAGGCCTCGACGACATCCGTCCCATCCAGTGCGAGATCGGGGTGCTGCCGCGGCCGCACGGGTCGGCTCTGTTCACGCGGGGTCAGACCCAGGCCCTGGGCGTGGTCACGCTCGGGACGGCGCGGGACGAACAGCGCATCGACTCGATCGATTCGGCGGAGGACATCTTCAAGTCCTTCATGCTCCACTACAACTTCCCGCCGTTCTCCACCGGCGAGGCCCGACCGTTCCGGGGGACCTCGCGTCGTGAGACGGGGCACGGGAACCTGGCCGAGCGCTCCATCCAGCCCCTGCTGCCGGCCTACGACGACTTCCCATACACGATCCGGGTCGTCTCCGACGTCATGGAGTCGAACGGCTCGTCGTCCATGGCGTCGGTGTGCGCCGCCTCGCTGTCCTTGATGGCCGCGGGCGTGCCCATCAAGGGCGCCTGCGCCGGCGTGGCCATGGGACTCATCCTGGAAGGCGACCGGGTGGCGGTCCTCACCGACATCCTCGGACTCGAGGACGCGCTCGGCGACATGGACTTCAAGGTCGCGGGCACGTCCACGGGCGTGACGGCCATCCAGATGGACATCAAGGTCGAGGGGCTCACGTTCGACATCCTCGAGGAGGCGCTGCGGCGTGCCCACAAGGGACGCATGCACATCCTCGGCGTCATGAACGACACGATCGCCGAGCCGCGCAGCGAGCTCTCGCAGTACGCGCCGCGCATCATGACCATCGAGATCAACCCGGAGAAGATCGGCGAGATCATCGGGCCCAAGGGCAAGACGATCCGCGCCATCCAGGACGAGACCGGCGCCACGATCGACATCGACGACAGCGGCCTGGTCAAGATCGCCGCCGTGTCGGGAGAGGCCGGCCAGCGGGCCCGGGAGATGATCGAGGCGATCGTGCAGGAGCCGGAGGTGGGCCGCATCTACGAAGGCCCCGTCAAGAACACGACGACCTTCGGCGCCTTCATCGAGATCCTGCCCGGCACCGAGGGGCTGTGCCACATCTCGGAGCTGCAGGAAGGCCGCGTGGAGAAGACCGAGGACGTCCTGAAGAAGGGCGACATCACCAAGGTCAAGCTCCTCTCGATCGACGAGAAGGGCCGGCTGCGGCTCTCCCGCAAGGCGGCGCTCGCCGAGCTGGGCGAGTCCGCCGAACCGGCGGCGAGCGAGGCCTGA
- the rpsO gene encoding 30S ribosomal protein S15, translating to MGIDKTGIIEKYQLHDKDRGSAPVQIALLTERINYLQNHFQAHKKDHHSRQGLMKMVGRRRRLLEYLRQTDLERYRSLLADLGLRR from the coding sequence ATGGGAATCGACAAGACCGGCATCATCGAGAAGTACCAGCTCCACGACAAGGACCGGGGAAGCGCGCCGGTCCAGATCGCGCTGCTCACCGAGCGCATCAACTACCTGCAGAACCACTTCCAGGCCCACAAGAAGGACCATCACAGCCGTCAGGGCCTCATGAAGATGGTCGGACGCCGTCGCCGCCTGCTCGAGTACCTGCGGCAGACGGACCTCGAGCGCTACCGCAGCCTCCTCGCGGATCTCGGGCTTCGCCGGTAG
- a CDS encoding patatin-like phospholipase family protein, whose product MSALRARLGEPGPKRLLALDGGGIRGLITLGYLERIEALLREQHGAPDLVLSDYFDLIGGTSTGSVIASALAMGWPVGRLREMYRTLGREAFKPKRSLLGPFGRVLGAKFDERAVARLLKSEFRDARLDSDRLKVGLTVIAKRADTASVWVLVNIPGHRYYEMNRHLPLWEVVRASTAAPTYFAPQYIDDLGGGEGGAFVDGGVSMHCDPALQLFMVATLEGFGLGWPTGADKLLLCSVGTGSYEAKAPPKALKKYTQLHWLALLMLQMMSDAGELNRTMLQWMSNSPTASPIDSQIGDLSGDRLTPTPLLHYLRYNVALDRDALGGLGLDFSARAVESLRKMANVEGIPDLDRVGHAAADVQVRTEHFPDAFARSVG is encoded by the coding sequence TTGAGCGCACTGCGAGCCCGGCTCGGCGAACCCGGTCCCAAGCGCCTCCTGGCCCTGGACGGGGGAGGCATCCGTGGCCTCATCACCCTGGGCTACCTGGAGCGGATCGAGGCGCTCCTGCGGGAGCAGCACGGCGCCCCCGACCTCGTCCTCAGCGACTACTTCGACCTGATCGGGGGCACCTCCACCGGGTCGGTCATCGCGAGCGCCCTGGCCATGGGCTGGCCGGTGGGCCGCCTGCGCGAGATGTACCGCACGCTGGGACGGGAAGCGTTCAAGCCCAAGCGCTCGCTGCTGGGCCCCTTCGGGCGCGTGCTCGGAGCCAAGTTCGACGAGCGCGCCGTGGCGCGCCTCCTCAAGTCCGAGTTCCGGGACGCCCGGCTGGACAGCGACCGGCTCAAGGTCGGCCTCACGGTGATCGCGAAGCGGGCGGACACCGCCTCCGTCTGGGTCCTCGTGAACATCCCCGGCCACCGCTACTACGAGATGAACCGGCACCTTCCCCTGTGGGAGGTGGTGCGCGCCTCCACGGCCGCGCCCACGTACTTCGCGCCGCAGTACATCGACGACCTCGGGGGCGGCGAGGGGGGCGCGTTCGTGGACGGAGGGGTCAGCATGCATTGCGACCCCGCGTTGCAGCTGTTCATGGTGGCCACCCTGGAGGGATTCGGACTGGGCTGGCCCACCGGAGCGGACAAGCTCCTGCTCTGCTCCGTCGGGACCGGCAGCTACGAGGCCAAGGCCCCGCCGAAGGCGCTGAAGAAGTACACGCAGCTGCATTGGCTGGCGCTCCTCATGCTCCAGATGATGAGCGATGCCGGCGAGCTCAACCGGACCATGCTGCAATGGATGTCCAACAGCCCCACCGCCTCCCCCATCGACAGCCAGATCGGTGACCTGTCCGGGGACCGGCTGACGCCCACGCCGCTGCTCCACTACCTGCGGTACAACGTCGCGCTCGACCGGGACGCGCTCGGGGGCCTCGGCCTGGACTTCAGCGCCCGGGCCGTCGAGTCCCTGCGCAAGATGGCCAACGTGGAAGGCATCCCCGACCTCGACCGGGTCGGACACGCCGCCGCGGACGTCCAGGTGCGGACCGAGCACTTCCCCGACGCGTTCGCCCGGTCGGTCGGGTGA